In Eublepharis macularius isolate TG4126 chromosome 4, MPM_Emac_v1.0, whole genome shotgun sequence, the following are encoded in one genomic region:
- the ARHGDIA gene encoding rho GDP-dissociation inhibitor 1: MAEQEPTPEQLAQIAAENEEDEHSVNYKPPAQKSIQEIQELDKDDESLRKYKETLLGNVAVSADPSAPNVVVTKLTLVCASAPGPLELDLKGDLESFKKQSFVLKEAVEYRIKISFQVNKEIVSGLKYIQHTFRKGVKIDKTDYMVGSYGPRSEEYEFLTPVEEAPKGMLARGSYNIKSKFTDDDKTDHLSWEWNLTIKKEWKD; the protein is encoded by the exons ATGGCTGAACAAGAACCCACCCCTGAGCAGCTGGCCCAGATTGCCGCCGAAAATGAAGAGGATGAGCACTCTGTCAATTACAAGCCCCCTGCCCAGAAGAGCATCCAGGAGATCCAGGAACTTGACAAGGACGATGAGAGTTTACGCAAGTACAAAGAGACCCTGCTTGGAAATGTCGCTGTTTCTGCTG ATCCCAGTGCTCCAAATGTGGTGGTAACAAAACTGACCCTGGTCTGCGCCAGCGCCCCTGGCCCATTGGAGCTGGACCTCAAAG GTGACTTGGAGAGTTTCAAGAAGCAGTCATTTGTgctaaaggaggctgtggaaTACCGGATAAAGATCTCCTTCCAG GTGAACAAGGAGATTGTTTCAGGGCTGAAGTACATTCAACACACGTTCAGGAAAGGAGTCAAGA TTGACAAGACTGATTACATGGTTGGGAGTTACGGGCCACGTTCTGAAGAGTACGAGTTCTTAACCCCTGTGGAGGAAGCCCCCAAGGGTATGCTGGCCCGGGGCAGCTACAACATCAAATCGAAATTTACAGATGACGACAAGACGGACCACCTGTCCTGGGAGTGGAACCTGACCATCAAGAAGGAGTGGAAGGATTAG